Proteins from one Mycobacterium sp. EPa45 genomic window:
- a CDS encoding SDR family NAD(P)-dependent oxidoreductase: MDFSGLARPAAELLDGVMDRALILGYTKIGSGLRRHWWAADAGPRALLGKRVLISGATAGIGLAMARSFAGLGATVHLLGRNPHKVDESSATIRDSVAGAHVVAEVCDVSDLDAVRAWTADFANRVPALNGLVHNAGLMPKERSVTRQGHEVQLATHVLGPHLMTERLLPLLRAAGGASVVWVSSGGMYGSPLVVDDLEFRRGYNGVRAYARTKKMQVVLADSWARRLAGTDIRVESMHPGWVDTPGVAEYLPRFRAVTRPLLRDVADGADTAVWLVATRPESKPGHFWHDRSQRPTTFGWQRHENPAKVRRLLEQVSRLTGTSEEWPGLRA, translated from the coding sequence ATGGATTTCTCCGGGCTCGCCCGGCCTGCCGCGGAACTACTCGACGGCGTGATGGACCGGGCACTGATCCTCGGCTACACCAAAATCGGTTCAGGCTTGCGCAGGCACTGGTGGGCCGCCGACGCCGGACCGCGGGCGCTGCTGGGCAAGCGGGTGCTGATCTCCGGGGCGACCGCGGGAATCGGCCTGGCGATGGCGCGCTCGTTCGCTGGACTGGGCGCGACCGTGCACCTGCTGGGTCGCAATCCGCACAAGGTTGACGAGTCGTCGGCCACGATCCGGGACTCGGTGGCCGGTGCGCATGTGGTGGCCGAGGTCTGTGACGTCTCAGACCTCGATGCGGTGCGCGCGTGGACGGCCGACTTCGCCAACCGGGTGCCTGCGCTCAACGGGTTGGTGCACAACGCCGGTCTGATGCCCAAAGAGCGCAGTGTCACGCGTCAGGGTCATGAGGTGCAGCTGGCCACCCACGTGCTGGGTCCGCATCTGATGACCGAGCGGCTGCTGCCGCTGTTGCGTGCGGCGGGCGGGGCGTCGGTGGTGTGGGTGTCCTCGGGCGGCATGTACGGTTCGCCGCTGGTGGTCGATGACCTGGAGTTCAGGCGCGGCTATAACGGGGTGCGGGCGTACGCGCGCACCAAGAAGATGCAGGTGGTGCTGGCCGACTCGTGGGCGCGCCGGCTGGCCGGTACCGATATCCGGGTGGAGAGCATGCATCCCGGCTGGGTCGACACTCCCGGCGTGGCCGAATACCTGCCGCGGTTCCGCGCGGTCACCCGGCCGCTGCTGCGCGATGTGGCCGACGGCGCCGACACCGCGGTGTGGCTGGTCGCAACGCGGCCGGAGTCCAAGCCCGGCCATTTCTGGCATGACCGCAGCCAGCGGCCTACGACGTTCGGCTGGCAGCGTCACGAGAATCCGGCCAAGGTGCGGCGTCTGCTGGAACAGGTCAGCCGGTTGACCGGGACGTCGGAAGAGTGGCCCGGCCTTCGGGCGTAG
- a CDS encoding TetR/AcrR family transcriptional regulator, producing MLNVTAAMTPKGERRRYALISAAAELLREGGFEAVRHRAVARRAGLPLASTTYYFSSLDDLVLKAVEYICAVETAQLRARVDALPRRRRGAEAIADVLVDLLVGDPDGEASSEELISRYERYIACARHAELREIQHRLAQQRVDAVVAAMARSGRNMRVDLVTALVNAIDGAVVSALVRDGDGPQEVARATVTDVIDVLAPIDERTVRV from the coding sequence TTGCTGAACGTGACGGCAGCGATGACCCCCAAGGGGGAACGACGTCGGTATGCGCTGATCAGCGCTGCCGCCGAGCTGCTGCGTGAAGGCGGGTTCGAAGCGGTGCGACATCGCGCGGTGGCGCGTCGCGCAGGTTTGCCGCTGGCGTCGACCACCTATTACTTCTCCTCGCTGGACGATCTGGTGCTCAAGGCCGTCGAGTACATCTGTGCGGTGGAAACCGCGCAGCTGCGGGCCCGGGTGGATGCGCTCCCGCGCCGGCGGCGCGGTGCGGAGGCGATTGCCGACGTGTTGGTCGACCTGCTGGTCGGCGATCCCGACGGCGAGGCCAGCAGCGAAGAACTGATCTCCCGCTACGAGCGCTACATCGCGTGTGCCCGCCATGCCGAACTGCGCGAAATCCAGCACCGGCTGGCGCAGCAGCGGGTCGATGCCGTGGTGGCGGCGATGGCCAGGTCGGGCCGCAACATGCGCGTCGATCTGGTGACGGCTCTGGTGAACGCCATCGACGGCGCAGTCGTCTCGGCTCTGGTCAGAGACGGCGACGGCCCGCAAGAGGTTGCCCGGGCGACGGTGACGGACGTGATCGACGTACTCGCACCGATCGATGAGCGCACTGTGCGCGTCTGA
- a CDS encoding alpha/beta hydrolase family protein: MNRMANLSRRAVLRLGAGAVAGVGGAFAGGRMLDSATNVAGPDVAMTGVGAPLAPPAPLEPAASGVAAPTMVTGSFVSAARGGVSTNWAIARPPGQTAPLRPVIALHGKGQDAAGVMAGGVEQGLAQAVQAGLPPFAVVAVDGGGSYWHKRASGEDSGKMVLDELIPMLSSQGLDTSRVAFLGWSMGGYGALLLGARLGPARTAAITAVSPALWLSSGAAAPGAFDGPDDFAANSVFGLPALASIPIRIDCGNSDPFYSATKQFIAQLPSPPAGGFSPGGHDGGYWSSQLPGEIAWMAPLLTA; encoded by the coding sequence ATGAATCGCATGGCGAACCTGAGCCGTCGCGCAGTTCTACGACTGGGCGCCGGAGCCGTTGCGGGTGTCGGGGGTGCCTTCGCGGGCGGCCGCATGCTGGACTCTGCGACAAACGTTGCCGGCCCGGACGTCGCGATGACCGGTGTCGGCGCTCCGCTGGCACCGCCCGCCCCGCTGGAGCCTGCTGCGTCCGGCGTCGCCGCCCCAACGATGGTGACCGGCTCGTTCGTGTCGGCCGCGCGTGGCGGGGTGAGCACCAACTGGGCCATTGCCCGCCCGCCGGGGCAGACGGCGCCCCTGCGCCCCGTCATCGCGCTGCACGGTAAGGGCCAGGATGCCGCGGGCGTGATGGCCGGTGGTGTCGAACAGGGCCTGGCCCAAGCGGTTCAGGCCGGACTGCCACCGTTCGCGGTGGTCGCTGTCGACGGTGGCGGCAGCTACTGGCACAAGCGTGCCTCGGGCGAGGACTCGGGGAAAATGGTGCTCGACGAGCTGATCCCGATGCTCAGCAGTCAAGGGTTGGACACCTCCCGGGTGGCGTTCCTGGGCTGGTCGATGGGCGGTTATGGCGCGTTGCTCCTGGGCGCGCGGCTCGGACCGGCCCGCACCGCGGCGATCACCGCGGTCAGCCCGGCCCTCTGGCTGTCGTCCGGCGCGGCGGCGCCCGGCGCGTTCGACGGTCCCGACGACTTCGCCGCCAACTCCGTCTTCGGCCTGCCGGCGCTGGCGTCGATCCCCATCCGGATCGACTGCGGCAACAGCGACCCGTTTTATTCAGCAACCAAGCAGTTCATCGCCCAGCTGCCCAGTCCGCCCGCCGGCGGCTTTTCCCCCGGCGGCCACGACGGCGGCTACTGGAGCTCGCAGTTGCCCGGCGAGATCGCCTGGATGGCGCCGCTCCTCACGGCCTAG
- a CDS encoding maleylpyruvate isomerase family mycothiol-dependent enzyme, whose product MAQVSPDRGAAFKAERAELLAFCAGLEPAQWRMDSRCPGWRIQDVVAHMGTGCRALFSPAAAKLMRTNDIEAANDLMVDTRRDRSGPEVLAEYRRWSGVAAAVFPLMARRPIGGVPMALGELGRFPLRVLTGAMVFDHHTHLRHDMAPALDRPAPGTDANRMAVVCEWMMAVLSNQIRAASPAWLDRPLAITLTGPGGGTWRAAPDGTVAAGPTQGSAAQITGVALEFPEWGTRRAGWRDRDVQISGDTDYATAFLDTVNVI is encoded by the coding sequence ATGGCGCAGGTGAGTCCGGACCGCGGTGCGGCGTTCAAGGCCGAGCGGGCCGAGCTGCTGGCGTTCTGCGCGGGTCTCGAGCCTGCGCAGTGGCGAATGGACAGTCGCTGCCCAGGCTGGCGCATCCAGGACGTCGTGGCGCACATGGGCACCGGCTGCCGTGCGCTGTTCAGTCCCGCCGCGGCAAAGTTGATGCGCACCAACGACATCGAAGCCGCCAACGACCTGATGGTCGACACCCGGCGGGATCGGTCCGGGCCGGAGGTGCTGGCCGAGTACCGCCGGTGGAGCGGCGTCGCGGCCGCCGTCTTCCCGCTCATGGCGCGCCGGCCGATCGGTGGGGTGCCGATGGCGTTGGGGGAGCTTGGCCGCTTTCCGCTGCGGGTGCTCACCGGCGCCATGGTCTTCGACCACCACACCCACCTGCGTCACGATATGGCGCCGGCGCTGGACCGGCCCGCCCCGGGCACCGACGCCAACCGGATGGCCGTCGTATGCGAGTGGATGATGGCCGTGCTGTCGAACCAGATCCGAGCGGCATCCCCGGCCTGGCTGGACCGACCGCTGGCGATCACCCTGACCGGGCCCGGCGGCGGCACCTGGCGGGCGGCGCCCGACGGCACGGTGGCGGCGGGCCCGACGCAAGGGTCGGCCGCGCAGATCACCGGTGTGGCACTGGAGTTCCCGGAGTGGGGCACCCGGCGGGCCGGCTGGCGAGACCGCGACGTTCAGATCAGCGGCGACACCGACTACGCGACGGCGTTCCTCGACACCGTCAACGTGATCTAG